The DNA sequence ataaaaataaaaataaggggAGGTGAATGCCTCACCCTAACCCATGTTGCTGAGCTGTCCATCCCTCCTCCTTGCAGCTTTCTCTGACCTGGCACTTTGACACTTGGTTTCTATCGTGTTCGTTTACAAGGTAATTGCATTGTTATTTGCTAATTCTAATTTTCAAATATAATCCGTTAAATTTGATGTACAGTTGTACACACGACAGAAAAGGAACAAATAAATTGGGTAGAGATAAGTTTAGTGTATTTGTTGAATATTCGTTATAATTTTATCAATTATGTCGTCTATTCGTTAATATTATTTGGATCAATAACATCATGTAACGACGTGACAATCACATTGAAGTTGTCTGTATTGATGAATCAATCTCAGTTCTCCATATACCATCAATTCTCAACCCAAATCCCAACCCTTCCTTCTTCTTATTTCCCAATTAAACGCAAATTAAATTTCACTAATtctgattaaaaaaataaaggaaaataatTATATTCCGAAGTTTACGTTCATGCACATAACTCCGCAGtgaaataggcctacaacaaaattttcaattctaCACGACAACTCACGTATTCTGCTAATTAAACCGAAacccattttttcaaatttcaaatgtgtATTAGTAAAAatagaattcaatttttttacctagcaaaagaaaaatagaagaaaCCCAGCAAACTATTTACCAGCTGTTACAGAGAGGAGCGAGTCAACGATTACTGTAAATAGTAATACAGTAAACACCTTTTGTACTCTATCTGTCCGTGTTTGGCATTTCTCACTGTCCTTTTACATTTCGATATtccttttccaattttttttatttatttctttatgtaatttcacaaATTAGGATTTATTAAGATTTGATTGCATTGACGTGTCTAATTAATTCGTTAATCCCTTCTTAATTAGCGAAAATATTATATGCTAATTCGCAATTCTCCCACAACCTTCTCCTATCTCTCTCTATAATAACTATCTCTCTCCTCCACAGAGACACACCCAGGCACACACCCCGCCCACCATTTCTACTACTCCTTCTCTCCCTCCGGTTTCTCATAAACCCAGCAAGAAAACAGATAACTAAAACCCCACCACGAAAAGCGGCGAGCAATGCTCCCATTCCGGCTATACGCCGCCGTTTTGTTCGTCTTCAGTATCTCCCTCCTCTTCCCCCCGTTCTGCATCGGGATTCGCTCATTCCCGACGAGGGCGATCGACGGCGGGGATGCCTTCGAACTCGGCTCCGCCCCCTGGGTCCGATTCTCCGAAGCCCCGGACTATCGAAACGGCGCCGGATGCGCCGTTTCGTTGAACCGGGAAATGGTGTCCTCCTGCGACCCGTCCTTGGTCCACATCGCCATGACTCTCGACTCCGAGTACCTCCGGGGGTCAGTGGCTGCAGTGCACTCCGTCATCAAGCACGCTTCTTGCCCGGAAAACGTCTTTTTCCACTTCATCGCCGCCGAGTTCGACCCGGCGAGTCCCCGGGTCCTGACCAAACTCGTCCGATCCACCTTCCCCTCCCTCAATTTCAAGGTTTACATATTCCGGGAGGACACCGTTATTAATCTCATCTCGTCGTCGATTCGGCAGGCGCTCGAGAACCCGCTCAACTACGCGAGAAATTACCTGGGCGATATTTTGGGCCAGTGCGTGGACCGGGTCATTTACTTGGACTCCGATGTGGTTTTGGTCGACGACATTCACAAGCTCTGGAACATTTCGCTCACCGGGTCGCGGGTCATTGGAGGCCCGGAGTATTGCCACGCCAACTTTACCAAGTACTTCACCGACGGGTTCTGGTCCGACCCGGTTCTCTCCCGGGTTTTCTCCTCAAGAAACCCCTGCTATTTCAACACCGGTGTGATGGTGATGGACCTGGTGAGGTGGAGGGAGGGAAATTACCGAAAGAGGATAGAGAACTGGATGGAATTACAGAGGAAGAGAAGGATTTACGAGCTGGGTTCTCTGCCGCCGTTCTTGCTCGTCTTCGCCGGAAACGTGGAGGCCATAGACCACCGGTGGAACCAACACGGCCTCGGCGGCGACAATGTCAGAGGCAGCTGCCGGTCTCTGCACCCTGGTCCGGTCAGTCTCCTCCATTGGAGCGGCAAGGGCAAGCCCTGGGTCAGACTCGAAACCAAGAACCCGTGCCCGCTGGACCACCTCTGGGTGCCGTACGATCTCTACAAGCCGATCCACCACCTCAACCCGGCCAAGTTTCAATCTTTATCGTCGATTTCCGCATCTACATTGATCGGGTTTTCCAGCTATTTGTCGTGAGATGATTGGGTTTATGATAATTCTTTCGTACTTTGTTCATTCAGACATTCTTTCGATAGCTATTTTGTACAGATTGATTGAAATTTTAGTTGAATTTACaatattttttcttcttgtttctgTAATTTTCTCGGCGGATTTCACACATGCGATGAAACAATTCAATTTTCCATTTTTGGGGTTCCAATTTTTGGAGCCGTTTTGGAGAATGAACGATTTTCCTTGAATGTAATGTCTGTGGGTCCCAAGAGGAGAAGAATTTTGTCATCTCAAAAATCATACGCTTCCTGTTCTTGCTTCTTTCTCTTCACGATTGTAAATTTTCAAAGTGACCAAAGAATACAAAGGACACTCTTGACAGCGAGATTTGAACCGTGATAAGCTGAAATCAATGGTGTTAGGGCTCAATGGGTTCACGGGCCTCTCTCGGGAGCTTTGATTGGGATGTCACGATGTCGGTACTTCCAAACAACGGTGTCGGTAGTTTCAAGGAACCGTGTTGATATTTTCAAACAACCCATATCAGTGCGTGATAGGCATAAAAACCCCATTGTTGCCGAT is a window from the Malus domestica chromosome 16, GDT2T_hap1 genome containing:
- the LOC103402973 gene encoding probable galacturonosyltransferase-like 9, whose translation is MLPFRLYAAVLFVFSISLLFPPFCIGIRSFPTRAIDGGDAFELGSAPWVRFSEAPDYRNGAGCAVSLNREMVSSCDPSLVHIAMTLDSEYLRGSVAAVHSVIKHASCPENVFFHFIAAEFDPASPRVLTKLVRSTFPSLNFKVYIFREDTVINLISSSIRQALENPLNYARNYLGDILGQCVDRVIYLDSDVVLVDDIHKLWNISLTGSRVIGGPEYCHANFTKYFTDGFWSDPVLSRVFSSRNPCYFNTGVMVMDLVRWREGNYRKRIENWMELQRKRRIYELGSLPPFLLVFAGNVEAIDHRWNQHGLGGDNVRGSCRSLHPGPVSLLHWSGKGKPWVRLETKNPCPLDHLWVPYDLYKPIHHLNPAKFQSLSSISASTLIGFSSYLS